The following proteins are co-located in the Gopherus evgoodei ecotype Sinaloan lineage unplaced genomic scaffold, rGopEvg1_v1.p scaffold_134_arrow_ctg1, whole genome shotgun sequence genome:
- the LOC115639839 gene encoding uncharacterized protein C53C9.2-like, translating into RRDPTGQSEKDLAPEEKTGEDEDSATEGEEELETEEEEKQEEQVLITEKEEEVEDLTIKEEEDISVEEEKEEDENLSAEEEEEEVKEEDVLMQGEEEEKEMDLAMEE; encoded by the exons CGCAGAGACCCCACCGGCCAGTCAGAGAAGGACCTTGCTCCCGAGGAGAAGACAGGGGAGGATGAAGACTCAGCCACAGAAGGGGAGGAAGAGCtagagacagaggaggaggagaagcaggaagagCAAGTCCTGATCacagaaaaagaggaggaggtggaggaccTAACCATAAAAGAGGAGGAGGACATATCCgtagaagaggagaaggaggaggatgagaacctgtctgcagaagaggaggagga agaggtgaaGGAGGAGGATGTGCTGATgcagggggaagaagaagagaaggagaTGGACCTGGCCATGGAGGAGTAG